One part of the Malus sylvestris chromosome 2, drMalSylv7.2, whole genome shotgun sequence genome encodes these proteins:
- the LOC126614084 gene encoding uncharacterized protein LOC126614084 yields the protein MEEGGGEAGSAKPNPKICQECKETASKYKCPGCSVRSCSLPCVKAHKLRSGCTGKRPLTNFVPLSQMDNNQLLSDYNLLEEVKRVAESAQRLRNKLCRYNNFRLPFCLKSLRSAAASRRTKLLFLPSGMSKREKNQTRYDQRKKCISWTIEWRFHSMDVVLTDHEVNENMNLCSLIENHLKPGPWNHHLKLFCEEQLDSLKLFIRKYPKGTRSPFCELDIRVPIRQQLANLVILEYPVIYVFLPSHSLDFEVVKNSPPAFSKPELRTYGRNDLSAGGVTFKEEELEDNIYPKVFDLMKHETSSSPPNISNKRRCEKPPDDSFARPLSVTVETCNDSHSSSDAKKQVFFEDMDFAFDQGLIDEYSGLMAEINPDDFLDLEGEFTKEGVAERNLSSVRRFLLADDDIEEGEILE from the exons atggaggaaggaggaggagaagctgGTTCAGCGAAACCAAACCCGAAAATATGCCAAGAGTGCAAAGAGACGGCGTCCAAGTACAAATGCCCAGGCTGCTCCGTACGCTCCTGTAGCCTTCCGTGCGTCAAGGCCCACAAGCTTCGTTCTGGCTGTACGGGCAAGAGGCCCCTAACCAACTTCGTCCCCCTCTCTCAGATGGACAATAATCAGCTCCTTTCTG ACTACAATTTGCTTGAGGAAGTGAAGAGGGTTGCTGAGTCTGCTCAGAGATTGAGAAATAAGTTGTGCAGATACAATAATTTTAGGCTACCCTTTTGCCTTAAAAGCCTTCGGAGTGCTGCTGCCAGTCGCAGGACGAAACTCTTATTTCTACCAAGTGGAATGTCAAAAAGGGAGAAAAATCAAACTCGATATGATCAAAG GAAGAAATGCATCTCCTGGACAATTGAATGGCGATTTCATTCAATGGATGTTGTTTTAACTGACCATGA AGTAAATGAAAACATGAACCTCTGCTCTCTTATCGAAAACCATCTAAAACCTGGGCCATGGAATCATCACCTAAAGCTATTCTGTGAGGAACAGCTGGACTCTCTCAAGCTTTTCATTCGTAAATATCCCAAG GGCACTAGGTCACCTTTCTGTGAGTTGGATATAAGAGTTCCGATAAGGCAGCAGTTAGCAAACTTAGTTATTTTGGAATACCCTGTCATTTATGTTTTTCTCCCTTCGCACAGTCTTGATTTTGAAGTAGTTAAAAATTCCCCTCCTGCTTTCAGCAAACCAGAGCTTAGGACTTATGGAAGAAATGATTTGAGCGCAGGAGGTGTTACCTTTAAGGAGGAGGAACTAGAAGACAACATCTATCCTAAGGTCTTTGATCTCATGAAACATGAGACTTCAAGTTCCCCACCTAATATATCTAATAAAAGGAGGTGTGAGAAGCCACCCGATGATTCATTTGCTAGGCCTTTGTCTGTAACTGTGGAAACTTGCAACGATTCACATTCGAGCTCCGATGCTAAGAAGCAAGTGTTTTTTGAAGACATGGACTTTGCTTTTGATCAAGGCTTAATAGACGAGTACTCAGGTCTTATGGCAGAAATTAATCCTGAtgattttcttgatttggaAGGTGAATTTACCAAGGAAGGAGTAGCAGAAAGAAATCTTTCAAGTGTCAGGAGATTCTTATTGGCAGATGACGATATAGAGGAGGGAGAAATTTTAGAATAG